From the Ferrigenium kumadai genome, one window contains:
- the nuoE gene encoding NADH-quinone oxidoreductase subunit NuoE — protein sequence MLSEQIQAQINRELKKYPADQKQSAVMAALRFVQDEKGWISNGDMADVADYLGMPKIAVYEVATFYHMYNLKPMGKHTITVCTNLSCTLCGALDTVAYIESKLGIKLGEVTADGKFGLREGECMGACKDAPLLTLNNKKICSRMTQEKIDQILAELDKS from the coding sequence ATGTTATCCGAACAAATACAAGCGCAGATCAACCGCGAGTTGAAGAAATATCCGGCGGACCAGAAGCAGTCCGCGGTGATGGCCGCCTTGCGTTTCGTGCAGGACGAAAAGGGCTGGATATCCAACGGCGACATGGCCGATGTCGCAGATTACCTCGGCATGCCGAAGATCGCGGTGTACGAGGTGGCGACCTTCTACCACATGTACAACCTCAAGCCGATGGGCAAGCACACCATCACCGTGTGTACCAACCTGTCCTGCACCCTGTGCGGTGCGCTGGATACCGTGGCCTATATCGAGTCCAAACTGGGCATCAAGCTGGGCGAAGTCACGGCTGACGGCAAGTTCGGCCTGCGCGAGGGCGAGTGCATGGGGGCGTGCAAGGATGCGCCGCTGCTTACCCTGAACAACAAGAAGATCTGCAGCCGCATGACCCAGGAAAAGATCGATCAAATTTTGGCGGAGCTGGACAAATCATGA
- the nuoG gene encoding NADH-quinone oxidoreductase subunit NuoG, which yields MINIEIDGKSVETERGSTVMDAARKAGVYIPHFCYHKKLSIAANCRMCLIEVEKAPKPLPACATPAAEGMKVKTHSEMAVKAQKGVMEFLLVNHPLDCPICDQGGECMLQDVAVGYGGSASRYNEEKRVVEHKDVGVLISTEEMSRCIQCTRCVRFGQEIAGVMELGMAFRGEHAEIMSFVDSTVDSELSGNMIDLCPVGALTSKPFRYKARSWELSRRRSVSPHDALGSNLAVNVRDNKVFRVLPIENEEINECWLSDKDRFSYEGLNSPERLTKPMLKQDGKWIEVEWQAALEYVANGLRQVANGAGADHIAALATPHSTLEELYLLQKLMRGVGSGNVDFRLRQSDFSADGKQAGAPWLGMPVAEIESRDRLLVVGSFLRKDHPLLAHRVRQAVKKGAQANIVHSSDDDLLMPVANKAIAAPSELVNVMAQILKALAAEKQGSAQGVENVTVGSEAAAIAKSLASGERVAVLLGNFAQQHPQASQLAVLAEKIAALCGGKFGFLGEAANSVGGYLAGAVPGAKGMNAAQMLASPRKAYVLLNVEPELDCANPQQAMAAMQAADLVVAMSAFKHHATEYADVLLPIAPFTETSGTFVSTEGRSQSFKGAVKPLGDTRPAWKVLRVLGNLLGVQGFDYDSSEAVRDEAIAAQGKLDNHLDVALQGVAGGAAQGTQRVADVPLYSADALVRRAASLQKTRDAATPTVAMRGSELQKLSVQPGDTVKVTQGNASVRLVARADDGLPVGVARVAAGHATTAELGAMFGTITVERA from the coding sequence ATGATCAATATCGAAATTGATGGCAAGTCAGTAGAGACCGAGCGCGGTTCCACGGTCATGGATGCGGCGCGCAAGGCCGGTGTCTATATCCCACATTTCTGCTACCACAAGAAACTGTCCATCGCGGCCAACTGCCGCATGTGCCTGATCGAAGTGGAGAAGGCGCCCAAGCCGTTGCCGGCCTGTGCGACGCCGGCCGCGGAAGGCATGAAGGTGAAGACGCATTCCGAGATGGCGGTCAAGGCGCAGAAGGGCGTGATGGAGTTCCTGCTCGTCAACCATCCTCTGGATTGCCCGATCTGCGACCAGGGCGGCGAATGCATGCTGCAGGATGTGGCGGTGGGGTACGGCGGATCCGCCTCGCGTTACAACGAAGAAAAGCGCGTGGTGGAACACAAGGACGTCGGCGTGCTGATCTCTACCGAAGAGATGAGTCGCTGCATCCAGTGCACCCGCTGCGTGCGTTTCGGCCAGGAGATCGCCGGCGTGATGGAACTGGGCATGGCCTTCCGCGGCGAGCACGCCGAGATCATGTCGTTCGTGGATAGCACGGTGGATTCCGAACTGTCCGGCAACATGATCGACCTGTGCCCGGTCGGCGCGCTGACCAGCAAGCCGTTCCGCTACAAGGCGCGCAGCTGGGAGCTGTCGCGACGCCGCTCGGTCAGCCCGCACGACGCCTTGGGTTCCAATCTGGCGGTGAACGTGAGGGACAACAAGGTGTTCCGCGTTCTGCCGATCGAGAACGAAGAGATCAACGAGTGCTGGCTGTCCGACAAGGACCGCTTCAGCTATGAAGGTCTGAATTCGCCCGAGCGACTGACCAAGCCGATGCTCAAGCAGGACGGCAAGTGGATCGAAGTCGAATGGCAAGCTGCGCTGGAGTATGTGGCGAACGGTCTGCGCCAGGTCGCCAATGGCGCCGGGGCCGACCACATCGCCGCGCTGGCAACGCCGCACAGCACGCTGGAAGAGCTCTATCTGTTGCAGAAACTGATGCGCGGCGTGGGCAGCGGCAACGTCGATTTCCGTCTGCGCCAGTCCGACTTCAGCGCGGACGGCAAGCAGGCCGGCGCGCCGTGGCTGGGCATGCCCGTTGCAGAGATCGAATCTCGCGACCGCCTGCTGGTCGTCGGCAGCTTCCTGCGCAAGGATCATCCGCTGCTGGCACACCGCGTGCGCCAGGCAGTCAAGAAGGGCGCGCAAGCCAATATCGTGCACTCGAGCGATGACGACCTGCTGATGCCGGTGGCCAACAAGGCCATCGCCGCGCCGAGCGAACTGGTCAACGTGATGGCGCAGATCCTGAAGGCGCTTGCGGCCGAGAAGCAGGGCAGCGCGCAGGGCGTCGAGAACGTCACGGTCGGCAGCGAGGCTGCCGCCATCGCGAAGAGCCTGGCGAGCGGCGAACGCGTCGCGGTGCTGCTCGGCAACTTCGCGCAACAACACCCGCAAGCTTCACAACTCGCCGTGCTGGCCGAAAAGATCGCCGCGCTGTGCGGCGGCAAGTTCGGCTTCCTCGGCGAGGCGGCGAACAGCGTCGGCGGCTATCTCGCCGGTGCCGTGCCCGGCGCGAAGGGCATGAATGCCGCGCAGATGCTGGCTTCCCCGCGCAAGGCCTATGTGCTGCTGAACGTCGAGCCGGAACTGGATTGCGCCAACCCGCAGCAGGCGATGGCCGCGATGCAGGCCGCCGATCTCGTGGTGGCGATGTCCGCATTCAAGCATCACGCGACGGAATACGCCGACGTGCTGCTGCCCATCGCTCCGTTCACCGAGACCTCCGGCACCTTCGTGAGTACCGAAGGCCGCTCGCAAAGCTTCAAGGGTGCGGTCAAGCCGCTGGGCGATACCCGTCCGGCCTGGAAGGTGCTGCGCGTGCTGGGCAACCTGCTCGGCGTGCAGGGTTTCGATTACGACTCCAGCGAAGCAGTGCGCGACGAAGCGATCGCCGCGCAGGGCAAGCTGGACAACCATCTGGATGTCGCGCTGCAAGGCGTAGCGGGCGGGGCAGCACAAGGCACGCAGCGCGTGGCCGATGTGCCGCTGTACTCCGCCGATGCACTGGTGCGCCGCGCCGCTTCGCTGCAAAAGACCCGCGATGCGGCAACACCCACTGTGGCGATGCGCGGCAGCGAGCTGCAGAAGCTGAGCGTGCAACCGGGCGACACCGTGAAGGTGACGCAGGGCAACGCCAGCGTGCGCCTCGTGGCACGCGCGGATGACGGACTGCCCGTCGGTGTGGCGCGCGTCGCGGCCGGCCATGCAACTACGGCGGAACTGGGTGCGATGTTTGGAACGATTACAGTGGAGCGCGCATGA
- the nuoF gene encoding NADH-quinone oxidoreductase subunit NuoF, producing MDFDQPWTLENYLKVGGYQALRKVLTEKISPDTIIAEVKQSALRGRGGAGFPTGLKWSFMPKNYEGDKYIVCNSDEGEPGTCKDWDILLYNPHLLIEGMAIAAYTMGVKTGYNYIHGEIFEAYERMEEACELARAAGYLGDNIFGSGFSFDLHNHLGYGAYICGEETALLESIEGKKGQPRFKPPFPASFGLYGKPTTINNTETFASIPYIINNGGQKFLELGKPNNGGTKLFSVSGHVNNPGNFEVPMGTPFSELLKMAGGVRNGHKLKAVIPGGSSMPVLPGEIMMDVTMDYDSIAKAGSGLGSGAVIVMDETTCMVRALERLSYFYYEESCGQCTPCREGTGWLYRIVHRIEHGEGKPEDLDLLLSIGENIAGRTICALGEAAVWPVQGMLRHFRDEFEYHIEHKRCLV from the coding sequence ATGGATTTCGACCAGCCGTGGACGCTGGAGAACTATCTCAAGGTCGGCGGTTACCAGGCACTGCGCAAGGTGCTGACCGAGAAGATTTCTCCCGATACCATCATCGCCGAGGTCAAGCAGTCGGCGTTGCGCGGACGCGGAGGCGCGGGCTTCCCGACAGGCCTGAAGTGGAGCTTCATGCCCAAAAATTACGAGGGCGACAAGTACATCGTCTGTAATTCCGACGAGGGCGAGCCGGGCACCTGCAAGGACTGGGACATCCTGCTGTACAACCCGCACCTGCTGATCGAAGGCATGGCCATCGCCGCCTACACGATGGGGGTGAAGACCGGTTACAACTACATCCACGGCGAGATATTCGAAGCCTACGAGCGCATGGAAGAGGCCTGTGAACTGGCGCGCGCCGCCGGTTACCTCGGCGACAACATCTTCGGCTCGGGCTTCAGCTTCGACCTGCATAACCACCTCGGTTACGGCGCCTACATCTGCGGCGAAGAGACCGCGCTGCTGGAATCCATCGAGGGCAAGAAAGGCCAACCGCGCTTCAAGCCGCCGTTCCCGGCGAGCTTCGGCCTGTACGGCAAGCCGACCACCATCAATAACACCGAGACCTTCGCCAGCATCCCGTACATCATCAATAACGGCGGACAGAAGTTCCTGGAGCTGGGCAAGCCCAACAACGGCGGCACCAAGCTGTTCTCGGTATCCGGCCACGTGAACAACCCCGGCAACTTCGAAGTGCCGATGGGCACGCCGTTCAGCGAACTGCTGAAGATGGCGGGCGGCGTGCGCAACGGCCACAAGCTCAAGGCGGTGATCCCCGGCGGTTCTTCGATGCCGGTGCTGCCAGGCGAGATCATGATGGACGTGACCATGGATTACGACTCCATCGCCAAGGCGGGCTCCGGCCTGGGCAGCGGCGCGGTGATCGTGATGGACGAGACGACCTGCATGGTGCGAGCGCTGGAGCGTCTGTCCTATTTCTACTACGAGGAGTCCTGCGGCCAGTGCACGCCCTGCCGCGAAGGCACCGGCTGGCTGTATCGAATCGTGCACCGCATCGAGCACGGCGAGGGCAAGCCGGAAGACCTGGACCTGTTGCTGAGCATCGGCGAGAACATCGCCGGCCGCACGATCTGTGCGCTGGGCGAAGCCGCAGTCTGGCCGGTGCAGGGCATGCTCAGGCATTTCCGCGACGAATTCGAATATCACATCGAACACAAGCGCTGCTTGGTGTAA